The genomic DNA ATACGATGAGTAAGAATATCCTTACACCTTTAGACATCGAAAAGAAAGAGTTCAGTATTGGCTTTCGTGGATATAACACGGCGGAAGTTCGCGCTTTTTTAGAACTTGTTGCTGTAGAACTCGAATCTTGCATGAAGGAAAATAAAACCCTGCGAGAGAAACTGGCGACAATCGAAACAGAGCACAGGCAACTGAAAGAATTGGAAGATCAGATTCAGAAAACTTTGCTTTTGGCACAATCCGCCGCCGAGGAGACGAAACAAAACGCTCGCCAAGAAGCAACTCTTCTTTTGCGAGAGGCGGAAATGGAAAGGGCGCGAATCGTATCCGAAATCGAACGATTGAAAAGCGAACGCGATGCA from Fimbriimonadales bacterium includes the following:
- a CDS encoding DivIVA domain-containing protein, whose translation is MSKNILTPLDIEKKEFSIGFRGYNTAEVRAFLELVAVELESCMKENKTLREKLATIETEHRQLKELEDQIQKTLLLAQSAAEETKQNARQEATLLLREAEMERARIVSEIERLKSERDAFVAQLLSLVESFRAKFSESSSFFSKAVVEEQAK